From Humisphaera borealis, the proteins below share one genomic window:
- a CDS encoding DUF1592 domain-containing protein, whose product MTPSATAAPPPAAFLEQHCYSCHDGDAKKGGIDLTALKLQLDDRDAFQTWVKVHDAVANGDMPPKKKPRPSEADSSRFLADLDKALVAADESRIARQGRATFRRLTRVEYENAVRDLLDLPHLEIKEILPADGSRHGFDKVGEALDLSHVQLARYLEAADRALDAAIATRVTPPPVVKRRIYPTESFKFHMNLKLGSAILLKDGQPDPIWPVAKEKHDAPDMATIKSPDFFKLKQSVALLTPNLEGWLKSMTFAPMFAGKYRLRLSTWSFHWNAGKIEPLPAPQAVRLYVHPRTLGYFDAPSLAPTVHEITPWLEMGDEVIFDPASFFWTGLQIHQRKGGGGLHVGPAVVVDWMEVEGPLYEQWPPESHRRLFGDLPLKPFDAATGLKPPTHAAPVQKLGYGWPKPWEIPPGDSKPQPLVTVASPAPLEDAKRLLANFLPRAFRRDVSDAEIMRYVGLVQQRLEKKDCFELAMRHAYKAALTSTQFLFRKEAPGTLDDLALATRLSFWLWNSTPDAQLLSLAKQNQLHEPETLHAQVERLLSDPRSDRFITEFLDQWLKLRDIDATDPDQALYPEYHLYLKESMLAESRAFFRELIAKDLPAVNIVASDFAMLNQRLAGHYGIKDVVGNAIRRVPLPPDSHRGGFLTQASVLKVTANGTVSSPVVRGVFVTERLLGRPIPPVPPGVAAIDPDTRGATTIREQLAKHRTDASCAACHLKMDPPGLALESYDVIGGYRDRYRSLDKGTSGGFKFPDGQGVRYKAGPPVDASGETAQAEPFQNFADFQRLTVAKPETVARAFAAQMITYATGAEPGYADRREVDRILSETKAQQYGIRSLVHAVSQSRLFQHK is encoded by the coding sequence TTGACGCCAAGCGCCACGGCTGCGCCACCTCCGGCCGCCTTTCTGGAACAGCACTGCTATAGCTGCCATGACGGCGACGCGAAGAAAGGGGGGATCGACCTCACGGCGTTGAAGTTGCAACTGGATGACCGTGACGCGTTCCAAACCTGGGTCAAGGTTCACGACGCCGTCGCGAACGGCGATATGCCGCCGAAAAAGAAGCCGCGTCCATCTGAAGCCGATTCCAGTAGATTTCTGGCCGATCTCGACAAAGCACTCGTTGCCGCGGACGAATCGCGCATCGCGCGCCAAGGCCGCGCGACCTTTCGTCGGCTGACACGAGTGGAGTATGAGAATGCGGTACGAGACCTGCTCGACTTGCCGCATCTCGAGATCAAAGAAATCCTGCCCGCCGATGGCTCCCGGCACGGCTTCGATAAGGTCGGCGAGGCGCTGGACCTGTCGCACGTGCAACTGGCCAGGTACCTGGAGGCCGCCGACCGCGCATTGGATGCAGCGATCGCCACGCGTGTCACACCGCCGCCGGTCGTGAAACGAAGGATTTACCCGACGGAATCGTTCAAGTTTCACATGAATCTCAAGCTCGGCAGCGCCATCCTTCTGAAAGACGGGCAGCCCGATCCGATCTGGCCCGTGGCGAAGGAAAAGCACGATGCGCCGGACATGGCGACGATCAAGTCGCCGGACTTCTTCAAGCTCAAGCAATCCGTTGCGCTGCTGACGCCCAATCTTGAAGGCTGGCTCAAGAGCATGACCTTCGCCCCGATGTTTGCGGGCAAGTACCGACTTCGGCTCTCGACATGGAGCTTCCACTGGAACGCCGGGAAGATCGAACCGCTGCCCGCGCCGCAGGCGGTTCGGCTGTATGTGCATCCTCGGACGCTCGGCTACTTCGATGCCCCGTCACTCGCCCCGACGGTCCACGAGATCACCCCGTGGCTGGAGATGGGGGACGAGGTCATCTTTGACCCGGCGTCGTTCTTCTGGACGGGCCTGCAGATTCACCAGCGCAAGGGTGGCGGCGGCTTGCACGTCGGGCCGGCGGTGGTCGTGGACTGGATGGAGGTCGAGGGACCGCTGTACGAGCAATGGCCTCCGGAAAGTCATCGCCGTCTGTTTGGTGACCTGCCGCTGAAGCCGTTCGACGCCGCGACCGGTCTCAAACCGCCCACTCACGCGGCACCCGTTCAGAAGCTGGGCTATGGTTGGCCCAAGCCCTGGGAGATTCCGCCCGGCGACTCCAAGCCACAACCGCTCGTCACCGTGGCCAGTCCCGCACCGCTGGAGGACGCGAAGCGGCTGCTGGCAAACTTCCTCCCGCGCGCGTTCCGTCGTGATGTGAGCGACGCCGAGATCATGAGGTATGTGGGTCTCGTCCAGCAGCGCCTGGAGAAGAAGGACTGCTTCGAACTTGCGATGCGTCACGCCTACAAGGCTGCTCTGACGTCCACTCAATTCCTGTTCCGCAAGGAAGCCCCCGGCACGCTAGACGATCTTGCCCTGGCCACTCGGTTGTCTTTCTGGCTGTGGAATTCCACGCCCGATGCCCAGCTGCTCAGCCTCGCGAAGCAGAACCAGCTGCACGAGCCTGAGACGCTTCACGCCCAGGTCGAGCGATTGCTCTCAGACCCGCGCAGCGATCGCTTCATCACGGAGTTCCTCGATCAATGGCTCAAACTCCGGGACATCGATGCGACCGATCCCGACCAGGCTCTCTATCCGGAATACCATCTGTATCTGAAGGAATCGATGCTCGCCGAATCGCGGGCCTTCTTTCGCGAACTCATCGCAAAGGATTTGCCAGCCGTAAACATCGTCGCGAGCGACTTTGCGATGCTCAATCAGCGGCTCGCCGGGCATTACGGCATCAAAGACGTTGTCGGTAACGCGATCCGTCGAGTGCCGTTGCCGCCCGACAGCCACCGCGGGGGCTTTCTCACCCAGGCCTCCGTTCTGAAGGTGACCGCCAACGGCACGGTATCGTCGCCCGTCGTGCGCGGGGTCTTCGTCACCGAGCGCCTCCTCGGCCGTCCTATTCCGCCCGTTCCGCCAGGCGTCGCAGCGATCGACCCCGACACGCGCGGCGCCACCACCATCCGCGAGCAGCTTGCCAAGCATCGCACTGACGCCAGTTGTGCAGCTTGCCATTTGAAAATGGACCCGCCCGGTCTGGCCCTCGAGAGTTACGACGTCATCGGCGGATATCGCGACCGGTATCGCTCCCTCGACAAAGGAACGTCCGGCGGTTTCAAGTTCCCCGACGGCCAAGGCGTGCGATACAAAGCTGGCCCACCCGTCGATGCCAGCGGCGAAACTGCGCAGGCGGAGCCCTTCCAGAACTTCGCCGACTTTCAGCGGCTTACCGTCGCCAAGCCCGAGACGGTCGCACGGGCCTTTGCGGCTCAGATGATCACGTACGCGACCGGTGCGGAACCCGGGTATGCCGACCGCCGTGAGGTCGATCGGATCCTGTCGGAGACCAAGGCGCAGCAGTACGGCATCCGGTCGCTGGTTCACGCCGTTTCGCAGAGCCGACTGTTTCAACACAAGTAG
- a CDS encoding tyrosine-type recombinase/integrase, translating into MPRPKATHPAYCLHRRSGRAYATIAGKQHTFPGPHGSDESRSAYDLLIAQWLKGGRVLPAVKGGTGPTVSMIACDFWRYAEKRYVAADGTPTGEAENYRYALRILRRLYANVPAVEFGPKKLKALREYALMDRTEQDDEGREVVVAGWSRTYCNRQVDRIQNIFRWAASEELIPVAVSQALDTVESLRYGTSGARETEAVVGVPDALVDATLPFLPPSIAAVVKLQRLTGARGGELLKLRTCDIDMTGDVWKFKPADHKTKHKGKVRVIRFGPQAKDILTEFLRPDVQTYLFRPVDANAWMIEQAKKRAADRKAPPPTPSRLARLADRNAVEFRPKYDKNAYALAVARACVVAFPLPGDLARVKVPCLKSNGRRHLRWETPEEWKARLGNCWLEVMRWRDDHHWHPHMLRHASASKIRRESDLDASRIILGHSEQAMTEHYAEVDDRRADEVIAKLG; encoded by the coding sequence ATGCCCCGACCGAAAGCTACCCACCCCGCGTACTGTCTGCACCGCCGAAGTGGTCGCGCCTACGCCACCATCGCCGGCAAGCAACACACCTTCCCGGGCCCGCACGGGTCTGATGAATCTCGCTCTGCATACGACCTGCTGATTGCCCAATGGCTAAAGGGCGGACGCGTCTTGCCCGCCGTGAAGGGCGGCACCGGCCCCACCGTGTCGATGATCGCTTGCGACTTCTGGCGCTATGCGGAGAAGCGATACGTCGCCGCCGACGGCACCCCGACCGGCGAGGCGGAGAACTACCGCTACGCCCTGCGGATCCTCCGCAGGCTGTACGCCAACGTGCCGGCGGTTGAGTTCGGGCCGAAGAAACTAAAGGCGCTTCGAGAGTACGCGTTGATGGACCGGACGGAGCAGGACGATGAGGGGCGGGAAGTCGTCGTCGCGGGATGGTCGCGCACCTACTGCAATCGGCAAGTCGATCGCATTCAGAACATCTTCCGCTGGGCCGCGTCGGAAGAGCTGATTCCCGTGGCCGTGTCTCAGGCGCTCGATACCGTGGAATCACTCCGCTACGGCACCTCGGGCGCTCGCGAGACGGAAGCCGTCGTCGGTGTCCCTGATGCCCTGGTCGACGCGACGTTGCCCTTCCTTCCGCCGTCCATCGCCGCCGTCGTGAAACTCCAGCGCCTTACCGGCGCTCGCGGTGGGGAACTGCTGAAGCTTCGGACCTGTGACATCGACATGACCGGCGACGTGTGGAAGTTCAAGCCGGCGGACCACAAGACAAAACACAAGGGCAAGGTCCGCGTCATCCGCTTCGGGCCGCAGGCGAAAGACATCCTTACCGAGTTCCTCCGCCCCGATGTCCAGACCTACCTCTTCCGCCCCGTCGACGCCAACGCCTGGATGATCGAGCAGGCGAAGAAACGAGCCGCGGACCGGAAGGCACCCCCGCCGACGCCTTCACGGTTGGCGCGGCTGGCCGATCGGAACGCGGTCGAGTTCCGTCCGAAGTACGATAAGAACGCCTACGCTCTGGCCGTCGCCCGTGCCTGTGTCGTCGCCTTCCCATTGCCGGGGGATCTGGCCCGCGTCAAGGTACCCTGTTTGAAGTCGAACGGCCGACGTCACCTTCGCTGGGAGACGCCCGAGGAATGGAAGGCCCGATTGGGCAACTGCTGGCTGGAAGTGATGCGGTGGCGTGACGATCACCATTGGCACCCGCATATGCTGCGCCACGCCAGCGCATCGAAGATCCGGCGGGAGTCCGACCTGGACGCGAGCCGGATCATCCTGGGACATTCAGAGCAGGCGATGACCGAGCATTACGCCGAGGTTGATGATCGCCGAGCTGATGAGGTCATCGCCAAGCTGGGCTAG